One Clupea harengus chromosome 12, Ch_v2.0.2, whole genome shotgun sequence DNA segment encodes these proteins:
- the ric1 gene encoding guanine nucleotide exchange factor subunit RIC1 isoform X1: MYFLTGWPRRLLCPLKSAEEPFHIQPSYQRVLFAVLSETQLSIWFSRPSVLIVSYIESVKAATRFGFYQQSEWKPDDSMIAVVASKGYILLFDVLGSADDKYLYEPVYPKGSLRVKVTPGYKEEQCAPALSLEMKKPVDLEAPITSLQSMPEDLLVATADGYLHILHWDGVSNGHKTISLCTVPFSLDLQSSRGGPCLDLDGVHIRDMEYCVTLDGFAVVFDDGRLGFITPTANRFTADQLQGVWAADVTDGTCVAVNNKYRLMAFGCASGSVLVYMIESTTGSMQLSHKLELTPKHYPDVWNKTGPVKMIRWSPDYSVVMVTWERGGLSLWSVFGSQLICTLGEDFAYRSDGTKKEQLKISSMCWGAEGYHLWVIGKGEGGVDGPITPQQSGILQFQFIKSALTVNPCTSNQEQVLLHGEDRLYLTCGDSTQAQGIPEPQLHQENSPHHRPPTLSASSPHLAQGLSTLLGHKHWHVVQMHSTYLESNWPIRFAVIDSAGQCMAVAGKRGFAHYSLYTRKWKLFGNITQEQNLTVTGGLAWWTDFIVIACYNFIDQQEELRLYPRASNLDNAFASTTKLPSDTLLLNVFRNMVVLFRADCSICLYSISRNQDSSTPSTCVELLQEVSMSRYIPHPGLVVSVTLTSVRTETGITLKAPQQACLAESILLNLAGQLIMLQRDRSGPQVRDKDPTLSQKKLLPFCPPVVLAQCVENVWTTCRSSRKKRHLLEALWLWCGEAGMKVWLPLFPRDHRKPHSFLSRRIMLPFHINIYPLAVLFEDALVLGATNETVLYDSVGGGASPVTEPLEALFPFCTVERTTHIYLHHILRQLLVRNLGEQALMLAQSCAALPYFPHVLELMVHVVLEEEATSREPIPDPLLPTVAKFITEFPFFLQTIVHCARKTEYALWNYLFAAVGNPKDLFEECLMAQDLDTAASYLIILQNMEVPAVSRQHATLLFNTALEQGKWDLCRHMIRFLKAIGSGEAETPPTTPTIQVLTHLSPMLSVQEPSSTGGFEFFRNRSISLSQSADSITAGKFSLQKTFSMPSGPSTKGAERWHKEGDCAENMYIDMMLWRHARHLLEQVRLRELGSFSAQLGFELIGWLCRERTRVARVDDFVTALKRLHSDFLWPFPVIPACALNSPLKNGRCRTVLSTHLLKSQSADSLLNSTMEAALPAAVPTNHSWLDGLGAKDMDLASSHGVPETQEAFLSPLINKVEECSIGSATDLTETSSVVDGDWTMVDENFTTLCLSQSELEHISMELANKGPHKSQVQLRYLLHVFLEAGCLEWCVIIGLILRDSSIIKQVVSFLDCPDVPQETVLSIRSGLLAVDAWASSDCLGYKPFLKLIRPQLEKLLESEVEPVDPESFQPASVTKLLEPAVPRMEERGGPVPLGLTLALEAPGSGPLEDGPEEEQKERSPEEGTYDCTLS, translated from the exons CCTAGTGTCCTAATAGTGAGCTACATCGAGTCTGTAAAGGCAGCCACCCGGTTTGGATTTTATCAACAGTCTGAATGGAAGCCAGACGATTCCATGATCGCTGTGGTG gCTTCCAAAGGATACATCCTTTTATTTGATGTGCTTGGAAGCGCTGATGATAAATACCTCTATGAACCTGTCTACCCCAA gggcAGTCTGCGTGTTAAGGTAACTCCTGGGTACAAGGAGGAACAATGTGCTCCTGCTCTCAGTCTAGAGATGAAGAAACCAGTTGACCTGGAGGCCCCCATCACCAG tcTCCAGAGTATGCCGGAGGACCTGCTGGTAGCTACAGCTGATGGCTATCTGCACATCCTGCACTGGGACGGAGTGAGCAACGGCCACAAGACCATCAGCCTCTGCACCGTCCCATTCAGTTTGGACCTACAGTCAtccagag GTGGGCCGTGTTTAGACCTTGATGGGGTCCACATCCGAGACATGGAGTACTGTGTAACGCTGGACGGCTTTGCTGTTGTCTTTGATGACGGAAGACTTGGCTTCATCACCCCGACAGCCAACAGATTtactgctgat CAGCTGCAAGGAGTCTGGGCAGCAGATGTGACTGATGGCACCTGTGTGGCCGTCAATAACAAATACAGACTGATGGCATTTGGCTGTGCAAG tgGTTCAGTGTTGGTGTACATGATTGAGTCCACGACAGGATCAATGCAGCTGTCCCACAAACTGGAGCTGACCCCAAAACACTACCCAG ATGTGTGGAATAAAACAGGCCCTGTCAAGATGATCCGTTGGTCACCAGACTacagtgttgtcatggtgacgtGGGAACGCGGTGGCCTTTCTctttggagtgtgtttggatcTCAGCTCATATGCACTCTGGGGGAGGATTTTGC TTATCGTTCCGATGGCACCAAGAAGGAGCAATTAAAGATCAGCTCTATG TGCTGGGGTGCGGAGGGCTACCACCTCTGGGTGATTGGCAAGGGTGAAGGAGGCGTGGACGGCCCCATTACACCCCAACAGTCGGGCATCCTGCAGTTTCAGTTCATCAAGAGTGCCCTCACAGTCAACCCATGCACG AGTAACCAGGAGCAGGTGCTCCTCCACGGTGAGGACCGGCTCTACCTGACGTGTGGAGACTCCACCCAGGCCCAGGGCATCCCTGAGCCACAGCTGCACCAGGAGAACAGCCCCCATCACAGGCCCCcaaccctctctgcctcctccccaCACCTCGCTCAGGGACTCAGCACTTTACTTGGCCATAAACACTGGCATGTGGTCCAG ATGCATAGCACATATCTAGAGAGTAACTGGCCCATACGG TTTGCAGTCATAGACTCTGCTGGCCAGTGTATGGCTGTAGCTGGGAAACGTGGATTTGCACACTACTCATTATACACCAGGAAATGGAAGCTCTTTGGGAATATCACCCAG GAGCAGAACCTGACTGTGACAGGGGGCCTGGCCTGGTGGACTGACTTTATTGTTATTGCCTGTTACAATTTCATTGATCAGCAGGAGGAG CTGCGACTGTACCCCCGCGCCTCAAACCTGGACAACGCCTTTGCCAGCACCACCAAGCTGCCCTCAGACACGCTGCTGCTCAATGTGTTCCGCAACATGGTGGTGCTCTTCAGGGCAGACTGCTCAATCTGCCTCTACAGCATCAGCAGAAATCAAGACAG TTCAACCCCCTCCACCTGTGTGGAGCTGCTTCAGGAGGTGTCCATGTCGCGCTACATCCCTCACCCGGGTCTGGTGGTGTCTGTCACACTGACCTCAGTGCGCACGGAGACGGGCATCACTCTCAAAGCCCCTCAGCAG gCCTGCCTAGCAGAGAGCATCTTGTTGAATCTGGCAGGACAGCTCATTATGCTACAGAGAGACCGTTCAGGCCCACAGGTACGGGACAAGGACCCAACGCTCAGTCAAAAAAAGTTG ttacCCTTCTGCCCCCCAGTGGTGCTGGCCCAGTGTGTGGAGAACGTGTGGACGACGTGCCGCAGCAGCCGGAAGAAGCGCCACCTGCTGGAGGCTCTGTGGTTGTGGTGTGGCGAGGCGGGGATGAAGGTGTGGCTGCCCCTCTTCCCACGCGATCACCGCAAGCCCCACTCCTTCCTGTCCCGCCGCATCATGCTGCCCTTCCACATCAACATCTACCCCCTGGCTGTGCTGTTCGAGGACGCTCTGGTGCTGGGCGCCACCAATGAGACCGTGCTCTACGACAGTGTAGGAGGAGGGGCCTCTCCCGTCACCGAGCCCCTGGAGGCCCTCTTCCCCTTCTGCACCGTGGAGCGCACCACGCACATCTACCTGCACCACATCCTGAGGCAGCTGCTGGTGCGCAACCTGGGCGAGCAGGCGCTCATGCTGGCGCAGTCGTGCGCCGCTCTGCCCTACTTCCCCCACGTCCTGGAGCTCATGGTGCACgtggtgctggaggaggaggccacCTCTCGGGAGCCCATCCCAGACCCGCTGCTTCCCACTGTGGCCAAGTTCATCACAGAGTTCCCCTTCTTCCTGCAGACCATTGTGCACTGTGCACGGAAGACGGAGTATGCACTCTGGAACTATCTCTTTGCTGCCGTGGGTAACCCTAAAGACCTCTTCGAGGAGTGCCTCATGGCTCAGGACCTGGACACAGCCGCGTCCTACCTTATCATCCTTCAA AATATGGAAGTTCCAGCCGTGAGCCGCCAACACGCCACGCTACTCTTCAACACGGCGCTGGAGCAGGGCAAATGGGACCTGTGCCGTCACATGATTCGCTTCCTCAAGGCGATTGGTTCAGGAGAAGCTGAGACTCCACCCACTACACCAACCATACAG gTGCTGACCCACCTGAGCCCCATGTTGTCTGTTCAGGAGCCCAGCTCAACAGGTGGCTTTGAGTTCTTCCGGAACCGAAGCATTAGCCTCTCCCAGTCAGCCGACAGCATCACGGCTGGGAAGTTCAGCCTGCAGAAGACCTTCAGCATGCCCTCGGGCCCCTCAACCAAAGG GGCAGAGCGTTGGCACAAGGAGGGTGACTGTGCAGAGAACATGTACATTGACATGATGCTGTGGCGGCACGCACGCCACCTTCTGGAGCAGGTGCGGCTCAGGGAGCTGGGCTCCTTCTCGGCACAGTTGGGCTTtgagctgattggctggctgtgCCGCGAGCGCACCCGAGTGGCCCGTGTGGATGACTTTGTCACTGCACTCAAGCGCTTACACAGCGACTTCCTTTGGCCCTTCCCCGTCATCCCCGCCTGTGCACTCAACTCTCCACTCAAGAATGGACGCTGccggacag TATTAAGCACACATCTGCTAAAGTCTCAGTCAGCTGACAGCCTGCTGAATAGCACCATGGAAGCGGCTCTGCCTGCAGCTGTTCCCACCAACCACAGCTGGCTGGACGGACTGGGGGCCAAAGACATGGACTTGGCCTCCTCCCATGGAGTCCCTGAAACCCAGGAGGCTTTCTTGTCACCACTCATCAACAAAG TTGAGGAGTGCAGTATTGGCTCCGCCACTGATCTGACAGAGACCAGTTCCGTGGTGGATGGTGATTGGACCATGGTTGATGAGAACTTCACAACCTTGTGTCTGAGCCAGTCAGAGCTGGAACACATCTCCATGGAGCTGGCCAATAAGGGTCCTCATAAGTCCCAGGTGCAGCTCAG ATATCTGCTTCACGTATTCCTGGAGGCCGGCTGTCTGGAGTGGTGTGTGATCATTGGACTGATTCTGAGGGACAGCAGCATCATCAAGCAGGTGGTCAGCTTCCTGGACTGTCCTGATGTCCCGCAGGAGACTGTTCTCAGCATCCGGAGTGGCCTCCTGGCAGTGGACGCTTGGGCCTCATCTGACTG TTTGGGGTACAAGCCCTTCTTGAAGCTGATCCGGCCCCAGCTGGAGAAGCTCCTGGAGAGTGAGGTGGAGCCAGTCGACCCAGAGTCCTTTCAGCCTGCTAGCGTGACCAAGCTGCTGGAGCCGGCCGTCCCCAGGATGGAGGAGCGGGGCGGGCCGGTGCCTCTGGGGCTCACCCTGGCCCTGGAAGCTCCTGGATCAGGACCTCTAGAAGATGGACCCgaggaggagcagaaggagcGCAGCCCAGAGGAGGGCACATATGATTGCACCCTCTCTTGA
- the ric1 gene encoding guanine nucleotide exchange factor subunit RIC1 isoform X2 gives MYFLTGWPRRLLCPLKSAEEPFHIQPSYQRVLFAVLSETQLSIWFSRPSVLIVSYIESVKAATRFGFYQQSEWKPDDSMIAVVASKGYILLFDVLGSADDKYLYEPVYPKGSLRVKVTPGYKEEQCAPALSLEMKKPVDLEAPITSLQSMPEDLLVATADGYLHILHWDGVSNGHKTISLCTVPFSLDLQSSRGGPCLDLDGVHIRDMEYCVTLDGFAVVFDDGRLGFITPTANRFTADQLQGVWAADVTDGTCVAVNNKYRLMAFGCASGSVLVYMIESTTGSMQLSHKLELTPKHYPDVWNKTGPVKMIRWSPDYSVVMVTWERGGLSLWSVFGSQLICTLGEDFAYRSDGTKKEQLKISSMCWGAEGYHLWVIGKGEGGVDGPITPQQSGILQFQFIKSALTVNPCTSNQEQVLLHGEDRLYLTCGDSTQAQGIPEPQLHQENSPHHRPPTLSASSPHLAQGLSTLLGHKHWHVVQMHSTYLESNWPIRFAVIDSAGQCMAVAGKRGFAHYSLYTRKWKLFGNITQEQNLTVTGGLAWWTDFIVIACYNFIDQQEELRLYPRASNLDNAFASTTKLPSDTLLLNVFRNMVVLFRADCSICLYSISRNQDSSTPSTCVELLQEVSMSRYIPHPGLVVSVTLTSVRTETGITLKAPQQACLAESILLNLAGQLIMLQRDRSGPQVRDKDPTLSQKKLLPFCPPVVLAQCVENVWTTCRSSRKKRHLLEALWLWCGEAGMKVWLPLFPRDHRKPHSFLSRRIMLPFHINIYPLAVLFEDALVLGATNETVLYDSVGGGASPVTEPLEALFPFCTVERTTHIYLHHILRQLLVRNLGEQALMLAQSCAALPYFPHVLELMVHVVLEEEATSREPIPDPLLPTVAKFITEFPFFLQTIVHCARKTEYALWNYLFAAVGNPKDLFEECLMAQDLDTAASYLIILQNMEVPAVSRQHATLLFNTALEQGKWDLCRHMIRFLKAIGSGEAETPPTTPTIQEPSSTGGFEFFRNRSISLSQSADSITAGKFSLQKTFSMPSGPSTKGAERWHKEGDCAENMYIDMMLWRHARHLLEQVRLRELGSFSAQLGFELIGWLCRERTRVARVDDFVTALKRLHSDFLWPFPVIPACALNSPLKNGRCRTVLSTHLLKSQSADSLLNSTMEAALPAAVPTNHSWLDGLGAKDMDLASSHGVPETQEAFLSPLINKVEECSIGSATDLTETSSVVDGDWTMVDENFTTLCLSQSELEHISMELANKGPHKSQVQLRYLLHVFLEAGCLEWCVIIGLILRDSSIIKQVVSFLDCPDVPQETVLSIRSGLLAVDAWASSDCLGYKPFLKLIRPQLEKLLESEVEPVDPESFQPASVTKLLEPAVPRMEERGGPVPLGLTLALEAPGSGPLEDGPEEEQKERSPEEGTYDCTLS, from the exons CCTAGTGTCCTAATAGTGAGCTACATCGAGTCTGTAAAGGCAGCCACCCGGTTTGGATTTTATCAACAGTCTGAATGGAAGCCAGACGATTCCATGATCGCTGTGGTG gCTTCCAAAGGATACATCCTTTTATTTGATGTGCTTGGAAGCGCTGATGATAAATACCTCTATGAACCTGTCTACCCCAA gggcAGTCTGCGTGTTAAGGTAACTCCTGGGTACAAGGAGGAACAATGTGCTCCTGCTCTCAGTCTAGAGATGAAGAAACCAGTTGACCTGGAGGCCCCCATCACCAG tcTCCAGAGTATGCCGGAGGACCTGCTGGTAGCTACAGCTGATGGCTATCTGCACATCCTGCACTGGGACGGAGTGAGCAACGGCCACAAGACCATCAGCCTCTGCACCGTCCCATTCAGTTTGGACCTACAGTCAtccagag GTGGGCCGTGTTTAGACCTTGATGGGGTCCACATCCGAGACATGGAGTACTGTGTAACGCTGGACGGCTTTGCTGTTGTCTTTGATGACGGAAGACTTGGCTTCATCACCCCGACAGCCAACAGATTtactgctgat CAGCTGCAAGGAGTCTGGGCAGCAGATGTGACTGATGGCACCTGTGTGGCCGTCAATAACAAATACAGACTGATGGCATTTGGCTGTGCAAG tgGTTCAGTGTTGGTGTACATGATTGAGTCCACGACAGGATCAATGCAGCTGTCCCACAAACTGGAGCTGACCCCAAAACACTACCCAG ATGTGTGGAATAAAACAGGCCCTGTCAAGATGATCCGTTGGTCACCAGACTacagtgttgtcatggtgacgtGGGAACGCGGTGGCCTTTCTctttggagtgtgtttggatcTCAGCTCATATGCACTCTGGGGGAGGATTTTGC TTATCGTTCCGATGGCACCAAGAAGGAGCAATTAAAGATCAGCTCTATG TGCTGGGGTGCGGAGGGCTACCACCTCTGGGTGATTGGCAAGGGTGAAGGAGGCGTGGACGGCCCCATTACACCCCAACAGTCGGGCATCCTGCAGTTTCAGTTCATCAAGAGTGCCCTCACAGTCAACCCATGCACG AGTAACCAGGAGCAGGTGCTCCTCCACGGTGAGGACCGGCTCTACCTGACGTGTGGAGACTCCACCCAGGCCCAGGGCATCCCTGAGCCACAGCTGCACCAGGAGAACAGCCCCCATCACAGGCCCCcaaccctctctgcctcctccccaCACCTCGCTCAGGGACTCAGCACTTTACTTGGCCATAAACACTGGCATGTGGTCCAG ATGCATAGCACATATCTAGAGAGTAACTGGCCCATACGG TTTGCAGTCATAGACTCTGCTGGCCAGTGTATGGCTGTAGCTGGGAAACGTGGATTTGCACACTACTCATTATACACCAGGAAATGGAAGCTCTTTGGGAATATCACCCAG GAGCAGAACCTGACTGTGACAGGGGGCCTGGCCTGGTGGACTGACTTTATTGTTATTGCCTGTTACAATTTCATTGATCAGCAGGAGGAG CTGCGACTGTACCCCCGCGCCTCAAACCTGGACAACGCCTTTGCCAGCACCACCAAGCTGCCCTCAGACACGCTGCTGCTCAATGTGTTCCGCAACATGGTGGTGCTCTTCAGGGCAGACTGCTCAATCTGCCTCTACAGCATCAGCAGAAATCAAGACAG TTCAACCCCCTCCACCTGTGTGGAGCTGCTTCAGGAGGTGTCCATGTCGCGCTACATCCCTCACCCGGGTCTGGTGGTGTCTGTCACACTGACCTCAGTGCGCACGGAGACGGGCATCACTCTCAAAGCCCCTCAGCAG gCCTGCCTAGCAGAGAGCATCTTGTTGAATCTGGCAGGACAGCTCATTATGCTACAGAGAGACCGTTCAGGCCCACAGGTACGGGACAAGGACCCAACGCTCAGTCAAAAAAAGTTG ttacCCTTCTGCCCCCCAGTGGTGCTGGCCCAGTGTGTGGAGAACGTGTGGACGACGTGCCGCAGCAGCCGGAAGAAGCGCCACCTGCTGGAGGCTCTGTGGTTGTGGTGTGGCGAGGCGGGGATGAAGGTGTGGCTGCCCCTCTTCCCACGCGATCACCGCAAGCCCCACTCCTTCCTGTCCCGCCGCATCATGCTGCCCTTCCACATCAACATCTACCCCCTGGCTGTGCTGTTCGAGGACGCTCTGGTGCTGGGCGCCACCAATGAGACCGTGCTCTACGACAGTGTAGGAGGAGGGGCCTCTCCCGTCACCGAGCCCCTGGAGGCCCTCTTCCCCTTCTGCACCGTGGAGCGCACCACGCACATCTACCTGCACCACATCCTGAGGCAGCTGCTGGTGCGCAACCTGGGCGAGCAGGCGCTCATGCTGGCGCAGTCGTGCGCCGCTCTGCCCTACTTCCCCCACGTCCTGGAGCTCATGGTGCACgtggtgctggaggaggaggccacCTCTCGGGAGCCCATCCCAGACCCGCTGCTTCCCACTGTGGCCAAGTTCATCACAGAGTTCCCCTTCTTCCTGCAGACCATTGTGCACTGTGCACGGAAGACGGAGTATGCACTCTGGAACTATCTCTTTGCTGCCGTGGGTAACCCTAAAGACCTCTTCGAGGAGTGCCTCATGGCTCAGGACCTGGACACAGCCGCGTCCTACCTTATCATCCTTCAA AATATGGAAGTTCCAGCCGTGAGCCGCCAACACGCCACGCTACTCTTCAACACGGCGCTGGAGCAGGGCAAATGGGACCTGTGCCGTCACATGATTCGCTTCCTCAAGGCGATTGGTTCAGGAGAAGCTGAGACTCCACCCACTACACCAACCATACAG GAGCCCAGCTCAACAGGTGGCTTTGAGTTCTTCCGGAACCGAAGCATTAGCCTCTCCCAGTCAGCCGACAGCATCACGGCTGGGAAGTTCAGCCTGCAGAAGACCTTCAGCATGCCCTCGGGCCCCTCAACCAAAGG GGCAGAGCGTTGGCACAAGGAGGGTGACTGTGCAGAGAACATGTACATTGACATGATGCTGTGGCGGCACGCACGCCACCTTCTGGAGCAGGTGCGGCTCAGGGAGCTGGGCTCCTTCTCGGCACAGTTGGGCTTtgagctgattggctggctgtgCCGCGAGCGCACCCGAGTGGCCCGTGTGGATGACTTTGTCACTGCACTCAAGCGCTTACACAGCGACTTCCTTTGGCCCTTCCCCGTCATCCCCGCCTGTGCACTCAACTCTCCACTCAAGAATGGACGCTGccggacag TATTAAGCACACATCTGCTAAAGTCTCAGTCAGCTGACAGCCTGCTGAATAGCACCATGGAAGCGGCTCTGCCTGCAGCTGTTCCCACCAACCACAGCTGGCTGGACGGACTGGGGGCCAAAGACATGGACTTGGCCTCCTCCCATGGAGTCCCTGAAACCCAGGAGGCTTTCTTGTCACCACTCATCAACAAAG TTGAGGAGTGCAGTATTGGCTCCGCCACTGATCTGACAGAGACCAGTTCCGTGGTGGATGGTGATTGGACCATGGTTGATGAGAACTTCACAACCTTGTGTCTGAGCCAGTCAGAGCTGGAACACATCTCCATGGAGCTGGCCAATAAGGGTCCTCATAAGTCCCAGGTGCAGCTCAG ATATCTGCTTCACGTATTCCTGGAGGCCGGCTGTCTGGAGTGGTGTGTGATCATTGGACTGATTCTGAGGGACAGCAGCATCATCAAGCAGGTGGTCAGCTTCCTGGACTGTCCTGATGTCCCGCAGGAGACTGTTCTCAGCATCCGGAGTGGCCTCCTGGCAGTGGACGCTTGGGCCTCATCTGACTG TTTGGGGTACAAGCCCTTCTTGAAGCTGATCCGGCCCCAGCTGGAGAAGCTCCTGGAGAGTGAGGTGGAGCCAGTCGACCCAGAGTCCTTTCAGCCTGCTAGCGTGACCAAGCTGCTGGAGCCGGCCGTCCCCAGGATGGAGGAGCGGGGCGGGCCGGTGCCTCTGGGGCTCACCCTGGCCCTGGAAGCTCCTGGATCAGGACCTCTAGAAGATGGACCCgaggaggagcagaaggagcGCAGCCCAGAGGAGGGCACATATGATTGCACCCTCTCTTGA